In Phycisphaerae bacterium, the following are encoded in one genomic region:
- a CDS encoding carbohydrate porin yields the protein MGYRVSYLLTLLVVLGRACLLWGQSDPPPEYTWGTHRHGELRSLIDEVPDYRATTLTGAWLKGRQELADEGIIVDGSIAQFLQGNAHGGLDTNSGLSYFGAPEVRVRLDFARMGLWEGGFVSLRGGMQFGRSLNCRAGTLSPVNFAAVVPMVEEAGQVTLSEYYLAQALSEKFVVVAGKVDILNGSDNMLLGSLERDQFLGAGMRTQPALNPFIPHTTMVLAGIWLPNDRVRLMTGILDNDPADTAKTTGFSALFNGRDWFTVGQELDVKVAPWGRPGHQTFGYAWRSRPYRLMQDRPDCDSGFPGLKEFLDPAFWCGALDLARKRGIPPFFSSYRDSYHDWVVYYRFEQYVHQEAEDPRQGWGFYGRLGLSTGKSNPIERFYSLGWMGRGGIPERDNDNYGIGYYRSDMSDYLPDVLHVHSEQGVEMFYNMELRPGVRLTPDLQVIVNPGAGFQNRDVAIVYGLRLQIYF from the coding sequence ATGGGCTATCGCGTTTCCTATCTTCTGACGCTGCTTGTGGTGCTGGGGAGGGCGTGCTTGTTGTGGGGGCAGTCCGACCCGCCGCCGGAGTACACGTGGGGCACGCACCGCCACGGGGAGTTGCGGTCGCTGATCGATGAGGTGCCGGACTATCGGGCGACGACGTTGACGGGGGCGTGGCTCAAGGGGCGGCAGGAACTCGCGGACGAGGGTATCATTGTGGATGGGAGCATCGCCCAGTTCCTGCAGGGCAACGCGCACGGGGGATTGGACACTAACAGCGGGCTGTCATATTTTGGGGCGCCGGAGGTGCGGGTGCGGCTGGATTTTGCCCGGATGGGCTTGTGGGAGGGGGGCTTTGTATCGCTGCGGGGCGGGATGCAGTTCGGGCGGAGCCTCAACTGCCGGGCTGGAACATTGTCGCCGGTGAACTTTGCGGCGGTGGTTCCGATGGTCGAGGAGGCGGGGCAGGTGACGCTGTCGGAGTACTACCTGGCCCAGGCCTTGTCGGAGAAGTTCGTGGTGGTGGCGGGCAAGGTGGACATTCTCAACGGGTCGGACAACATGCTGTTGGGCAGTCTGGAGCGGGACCAGTTTCTGGGTGCGGGGATGCGGACGCAGCCGGCTTTGAACCCGTTCATTCCGCACACGACGATGGTGCTGGCGGGGATCTGGCTGCCGAACGATCGGGTGCGGTTGATGACGGGAATTCTGGACAACGACCCGGCGGATACGGCGAAGACGACGGGGTTTTCGGCTTTGTTCAACGGTCGGGACTGGTTCACGGTGGGTCAGGAGTTGGACGTGAAGGTGGCCCCGTGGGGGCGGCCGGGCCATCAGACGTTCGGGTACGCGTGGCGGTCGCGGCCGTACCGGTTGATGCAAGACCGGCCGGATTGCGATTCGGGGTTTCCGGGCTTGAAGGAGTTTCTCGATCCGGCATTCTGGTGCGGGGCGTTGGACCTGGCCCGCAAGCGGGGGATTCCGCCGTTTTTCAGCAGCTATCGGGACAGTTACCATGACTGGGTGGTGTACTACCGGTTTGAGCAGTACGTGCATCAGGAGGCGGAGGACCCGCGTCAGGGGTGGGGGTTCTACGGACGGCTGGGGCTTTCGACGGGCAAGAGCAATCCGATTGAGCGGTTCTACAGCCTCGGGTGGATGGGCCGAGGCGGGATTCCCGAGCGGGACAACGACAACTACGGGATCGGATATTACCGGTCGGACATGAGCGACTATCTGCCGGACGTGCTGCACGTACATTCGGAGCAGGGGGTGGAGATGTTCTACAACATGGAGCTTCGGCCGGGCGTGCGGCTGACGCCGGACCTGCAGGTAATCGTCAACCCCGGGGCGGGGTTTCAGAATCGGGATGTGGCGATTGTGTATGGGCTGCGGTTGCAGATATACTTTTGA